The following coding sequences lie in one Nitrospira sp. genomic window:
- a CDS encoding DUF2779 domain-containing protein, which produces MLISPEPAARSAYRLSKSRYLSGLQCHKRLYLEVHAPGLATQPDAATQAILDMGTDLGELARQRFPGGRLVTAGYRQSQEALAQTAEFLQDPTLSAIFEGAFQFNQVLVRVDVLQRVGVNELGQPTWRLVEVKSSTKVKATHVDDLTIQSYVLEGLGLVLADICLMHVNTQYVFDGQHIDLDQLFGIRSLTETVRPRLPEVSARLAAMQTMLEAMSAPGITPDEHCQSPYECPFWNHCTEHKPARWIYHLPGSSKTVVQLRELGVETIDEIPDHVALTPVQRRVKENREWIGEGLRSALETVVHPVHHLDFETFMPAVPKFLDTRPYQVIPTQWSNHIEQHDGTLMHAEFLCRDERDPREELAITLLESLGQTGSICVYSSYERSVIERLAEDFPSLRKDLKRVVARLWDLHVIIRDHYYHPAFEGSYSIKTVLPAVVPSLSYDDLAIRDGGVAACEYSRMIFTVTDWIEKAQIQEALLRYCERDTLAMVELRRELKRRAG; this is translated from the coding sequence ATGTTGATCTCACCCGAGCCTGCCGCGCGCTCCGCGTATCGGCTGTCCAAATCGCGATATTTGTCGGGCTTGCAATGTCATAAGCGTCTGTACCTGGAAGTGCATGCTCCGGGGTTGGCGACCCAGCCGGATGCCGCCACTCAGGCGATTCTGGATATGGGGACGGATCTCGGTGAACTCGCCCGTCAACGTTTTCCCGGAGGGCGGCTCGTCACGGCCGGCTACCGACAATCCCAAGAAGCCCTGGCGCAAACGGCGGAGTTCCTCCAGGATCCGACCCTATCGGCAATCTTTGAAGGCGCGTTTCAGTTTAACCAGGTGCTGGTCCGTGTGGATGTCCTGCAACGTGTCGGGGTGAATGAGCTGGGGCAACCGACCTGGCGGCTCGTCGAGGTGAAGTCTTCCACCAAGGTGAAGGCCACCCATGTCGACGATCTGACGATCCAGAGCTATGTCCTCGAGGGACTCGGACTGGTGCTGGCGGATATTTGCCTGATGCACGTGAATACGCAGTACGTATTCGACGGGCAGCATATCGATCTCGACCAGCTGTTCGGTATCCGTTCATTGACCGAGACTGTGCGGCCACGATTGCCCGAAGTCAGTGCGCGACTCGCGGCTATGCAGACCATGCTGGAAGCCATGTCGGCCCCGGGCATTACGCCCGATGAACATTGTCAAAGCCCGTACGAGTGTCCCTTCTGGAACCATTGCACCGAACACAAACCGGCTCGCTGGATCTATCATTTGCCGGGGAGCAGCAAGACGGTCGTCCAGCTCCGTGAGTTAGGCGTGGAGACGATCGACGAAATTCCCGATCATGTTGCACTCACCCCCGTGCAACGGCGGGTCAAAGAGAACCGGGAATGGATCGGAGAGGGCCTGCGGTCGGCCCTGGAGACGGTCGTCCATCCCGTGCATCATCTGGATTTTGAAACCTTCATGCCGGCAGTGCCGAAATTTCTGGATACGAGACCCTACCAAGTCATTCCGACTCAATGGTCCAATCACATCGAGCAGCATGACGGTACGCTGATGCATGCCGAGTTCCTGTGCCGGGACGAGCGGGATCCCAGGGAGGAATTGGCCATCACATTATTGGAATCGCTCGGACAGACGGGCAGCATCTGCGTCTATTCGAGTTATGAACGGTCGGTCATCGAGCGGCTGGCGGAGGATTTCCCGTCGTTACGCAAAGATTTGAAACGGGTGGTGGCCAGGTTGTGGGATCTGCATGTGATCATCCGTGATCATTATTATCATCCGGCCTTCGAGGGCAGTTACTCGATCAAAACCGTCTTGCCGGCCGTGGTGCCGTCTCTGAGTTATGACGACCTGGCGATTCGGGATGGGGGCGTGGCGGCTTGTGAGTACAGCCGGATGATTTTTACCGTGACGGACTGGATCGAGAAGGCTCAGATTCAGGAGGCGCTGCTGCGATATTGTGAACGTGACACCCTGGCCATGGTCGAGTTACGGAGGGAATTGAAGCGTCGAGCCGGTTAG